A window from Peromyscus eremicus chromosome 1, PerEre_H2_v1, whole genome shotgun sequence encodes these proteins:
- the Asphd1 gene encoding aspartate beta-hydroxylase domain-containing protein 1, with translation MWKGRNQEAVIEGTAGELGGPGSWGLEGAAGLLARASLPMFPWPLPLGSSALTVLLGALTSLFLWYCYRLGSEDMQALGAGSRAGGVSGGPDVCSQAGPRGSGDPGEGPRAEGLVSRRLRAYARRYSWAGMGRVRRAAHGGPGLAGGTGLLGIQRPGLLFLPDLPSSPFVPRDAQRHDVELLQSSFPAILRDFGAVSWDFSGTTPPPRGWSPPLAPGCYQLLLYQAGRCQPSNCRRCPGAYRALRGLRSFMSANTFGNAGFSVLLPGARLEGRCGPTNARVRCHLGLKIPPGCELVVGGEPQCWAEGHCLLVDDSFLHTVAHNGSPEDGPRVVFIVDLWHPNVAGAERQALDFVFAPDP, from the exons ATGTGGaagggcaggaaccaggaggcagtcATCGAGGGGACAGCTGGAGAACTGGGGGGACCCGGGAGCTGGGGTCTGGAAGGGGCAGCAGGCCTCCTGGCCCGGGCCTCTTTGCCCATGTTTCCATGGCCACTGCCCTTAGGCTCCTCGGCTCTCACCGTGCTCCTGGGAGCACTCACTTCTCTGTTCCTTTGGTACTGCTACCGCCTGGGCTCCGAAGACATGCAGGCCCTGGGGGCCGGGAGCCGAGCTGGAGGTGTTAGTGGTGGGCCTGATGTTTGCTCTCAGGCTGGCCCAAGGGGCTCTGGGGATCCTGGGGAAGGACCCAGGGCAGAAGGTCTAGTCAGCAGGAGGCTTCGGGCCTACGCCAGGCGCTACTCCTGGGCTGGGATGGGCAGGGTGAGGCGGGCAGCTCATGGAGGCCCTGGCCTCGCAGGAGGGACGGGGCTCCTGGGCATTCAGCGCCCAGGCCTACTTTTCCTACCAGACCTGCCTTCGTCCCCCTTTGTGCCACGCGACGCCCAGAGGCATGACGTGGAGCTCCTGCAGAGCAGCTTCCCTGCCATTTTGCGGGACTTTGGGGCTGTGAGCTGGGACTTCTCAGGGACTACCCCTCCGCCTCGGGGCTGGTCCCCACCCCTGGCCCCTGGGTGCTACCAGCTCCTGCTGTACCAAGCAGGCCGGTGCCAACCCAGCAACTGCCGCCGGTGCCCGGGAGCCTATCGCGCACTGAGGGGGCTGCGGAGCTTCATGAGTGCCAACACCTTCGGCAATGCGGGCTTTTCCGTTCTCCTGCCCGGGGCCCGGCTTGAGGGCCGCTGTGGACCCACCAATGCCCGGGTTAGATGCCATCTGG GCCTGAAGATCCCCCCTGGCTGCGAGCTGGTTGTTGGTGGTGAGCCTCAGTGCTGGGCTGAAGGGCACTGCCTCCTGGTGGACGACTCCTTCCTGCACACAGTGGCTCATAATG GATCCCCCGAAGACGGGCCTCGAGTGGTCTTCATTGTGGACCTCTGGCACCCCAACGTGGCTGGGGCTGAACGCCAAGCTCTTGATTTTGTCTTCGCACCAGACCCTTGA